From a single Granulicella aggregans genomic region:
- a CDS encoding BlaI/MecI/CopY family transcriptional regulator: MTLSKSKANQTLTPLELEIMQVLWELGPCTVSEVQPKLKGELAYTTVQTMLNVLLKKAKVKRVQEGRAFRYRAVVSRERAFGGALNDLVKRMFGGSSEALLMAMVDTRQISAAELERVAKRLAEMERDGPKPSELKEAR, from the coding sequence ATGACACTGAGTAAGAGTAAGGCGAACCAGACGCTGACTCCGCTGGAGCTGGAGATCATGCAGGTGTTGTGGGAGCTGGGGCCGTGCACGGTGTCGGAGGTGCAGCCGAAGCTCAAGGGCGAGCTGGCCTATACGACGGTGCAGACCATGTTGAATGTGCTGCTGAAGAAGGCGAAGGTGAAGCGTGTGCAGGAGGGCCGGGCGTTCCGGTATCGGGCGGTGGTGAGCCGGGAGCGGGCCTTTGGCGGGGCTTTGAACGACCTGGTGAAGCGGATGTTTGGGGGGTCGAGCGAGGCGCTGCTGATGGCGATGGTGGATACGCGGCAGATCTCCGCCGCAGAGCTGGAGCGGGTGGCGAAGAGGCTGGCGGAGATGGAGCGGGACGGGCCCAAGCCGAGTGAGTTGAAGGAGGCGCGATGA
- a CDS encoding DHA2 family efflux MFS transporter permease subunit, whose translation MAETAVAEKPAESKPDDQNHANWKPIANPWLIAATVALAAFMEVLDTSIANVALPHIAGNLGASTDQGTWVLTSYLVANAIILPCGGWASSVVGRRNFFMICICIFTVSSFLCGIAPTLPILLICRVFQGIGGGGLQPMAQAIMADSFEEKKRGQAFALYGLVAVLAPSIGPTIGGWITDNYSWRWIFYINIPVGILALVLTQRLVQDPPWIKPDRKNLRNLDYIGLGLLTLAMAGLQISLDKGEENDWFASNFIRTFAALFVFGMIGLIWWEWKHKAPIMNIKLFKFKNFAICCFLMMLVGGVLNAGTVLQPQFLQQLLGYTATNAGMALTAGGIALVIVMPAAGIATGKFAARNLAAVGFAFFAVAYYYVSTHITLDMSFGEASLLRVIQMIPIPFCFISITNAAYVGLPKEASNQVSGLINFARNIGGSIFIAVTGALVTNRSLFHQNRLQNHMQAANPQYVQQSHSLGIFFGGGADGMNMAHATIYQQLQQQAAAMGYMDVYRMLCWMSCIMVLCAFLLSKNRPGQGAPEGAVH comes from the coding sequence TTGGCCGAGACAGCCGTAGCCGAAAAACCCGCGGAGTCCAAGCCGGACGACCAGAACCACGCCAACTGGAAGCCGATCGCCAACCCCTGGCTGATCGCCGCCACCGTTGCCCTCGCTGCCTTCATGGAGGTCCTGGACACCTCCATCGCCAACGTCGCCCTGCCCCACATCGCCGGGAACCTCGGCGCGAGCACCGACCAGGGCACCTGGGTCCTCACCAGCTATCTCGTCGCCAACGCCATCATCCTGCCCTGCGGAGGCTGGGCCTCCTCGGTCGTCGGCCGCCGCAACTTCTTCATGATCTGCATCTGCATCTTCACCGTGTCGAGCTTTCTCTGCGGAATCGCCCCGACACTGCCCATCCTGCTCATCTGCCGCGTCTTCCAGGGCATCGGCGGCGGGGGCCTCCAGCCCATGGCCCAGGCCATCATGGCCGACTCCTTCGAAGAGAAGAAGCGCGGCCAGGCCTTCGCCCTCTATGGCCTCGTCGCCGTCCTCGCGCCCTCCATCGGCCCCACCATCGGCGGCTGGATCACCGACAACTACTCCTGGCGCTGGATCTTCTACATCAACATCCCGGTGGGGATTTTGGCGCTGGTTTTGACCCAGCGCTTAGTACAGGACCCGCCCTGGATCAAGCCCGACCGCAAGAACCTCCGCAACCTCGACTACATCGGCCTCGGCCTCCTCACCCTCGCCATGGCCGGCCTTCAGATCTCCCTCGACAAGGGTGAAGAGAACGACTGGTTCGCCTCCAACTTCATCCGCACCTTCGCCGCCCTCTTCGTCTTCGGCATGATCGGACTCATCTGGTGGGAGTGGAAACACAAAGCCCCCATCATGAACATCAAGCTCTTCAAGTTCAAGAACTTCGCCATCTGCTGCTTCCTCATGATGCTCGTCGGCGGAGTCCTTAACGCCGGCACCGTCCTTCAGCCCCAATTCCTGCAACAGCTCCTCGGGTACACCGCCACCAACGCCGGCATGGCGCTCACCGCCGGAGGCATCGCCCTGGTCATTGTCATGCCCGCCGCCGGCATCGCCACCGGAAAATTCGCCGCCCGCAACCTGGCCGCTGTCGGCTTCGCCTTCTTCGCCGTCGCCTACTACTACGTCTCCACCCACATCACCCTCGACATGAGCTTCGGCGAAGCCTCCCTGCTCCGCGTCATCCAGATGATTCCCATCCCCTTCTGCTTCATCTCCATCACCAACGCCGCCTACGTTGGCCTACCCAAAGAGGCCTCCAACCAGGTCTCCGGCCTCATCAACTTCGCCCGCAACATCGGCGGCAGCATCTTCATCGCCGTCACCGGAGCTCTCGTCACCAATCGCTCTTTGTTTCACCAGAACCGCCTGCAGAACCATATGCAGGCCGCCAATCCCCAGTATGTTCAGCAGTCCCACTCGCTAGGTATCTTCTTTGGCGGAGGCGCGGACGGCATGAATATGGCCCACGCCACCATCTACCAGCAACTCCAGCAGCAGGCCGCAGCCATGGGCTACATGGACGTCTACCGCATGCTCTGCTGGATGTCCTGCATCATGGTCCTCTGCGCCTTTCTGCTCAGCAAGAACCGCCCCGGCCAGGGAGCCCCCGAAGGCGCAGTCCACTAA
- a CDS encoding Ig-like domain repeat protein, which translates to MRHLRPWLFCLLVLSASIAHKSPAQSSVKMDESHRTTLPGSVHPLALAKFDQGPVASDLPLNRLILTLARPAAREQALQQFLRDAHSPASPGFHQWLTPSQFGDRFGALPEDTATVTAWLHSHGLTVNRVALNGTTVEFSGTAAQITETLHTPIHNFAVPTNSATKTFYANTQAISLPDAIRSRVASIAPINNLQLDSYAAPVGAATWSRETHRATAIASTESPDQTLTSNNQPFYALAPEDFATQYNLAPIYAGGTTGAGQTIGIIGTSNINLALVDAYRKLFNLPGDHTQVIVDGTDPGDPLSPNVEAFLDVEVSGAIAPAATVNLYIAGTQPLQSSLEVAALRAVEDNQASVLSISYGGCEQQIGTAGNQFWNALWEQAAAQGQTVFVSSGDTGPTTCTLVQTSSNGGLSAVNTLSVNGIASTPWNVAVGGTDFYYSDYATGGSSIATLWNATNDTSNGSLKAPLPEQPWDNAFGLNVVPFSYTEFTVPSAAGGGGVSNCTTVTDSTTSPTSTCASGYPKPAWQSATGVPNDQARDLPDVSLFAANGPNHTAWTICADPNDCTPSSTGNYHVFLVGGTSASSPAMAGVMALIDQKYGRQGQANFNLYALARKDPTLFHDITVGTNDVLCEAGPLCANPVASEPTFFVESFGLYPAGPGYDLATGLGSIDAGKLFASWNSAPSAATSTSLQVSPTTFVHGASASVTTTVAPTSGSATPTGNTVLTSSTAAIRNTPGTLPLVNGTATTSLTTLPGGTYTLTADYSGDANFAPSTSSPVTLTVTPEASTTTMGIITLLAPSTTLPPTVSLATEPYGSQFYFQATPSSAANPTPPGPPARIPTAGTATGTITFTDSSTSTSATVPLSATGVATWAPQNLAVGAHSITAAYSGDPSLSASNSSPLALTVVKGAPALSGVPEAFEQVSSGTGFAYTAGSNLVVHVLLRGAAFTTPPTGNVTVTLGSSTQTVALVANDYQTSNNATAFVTFPAVPAGTYALTTTYAGDANWASASYTYQNPLTFAATGATSTTTVLTVSPSTVDSSGNIAITATVTDAVPQLGFSGVFPVQILANGTLLGSISVTPTSNYASTGILSGSVNIPATEFPIGSFQVVGVYLGDNAGQPSTSAALPLTVTASDFHLSIAASTLTVKTGQTATLPVLLSSPFTVAVPITLACASPSTAITCSVTPSSSTITGTGTATLTLNAFITTTTGALAAPTNPAAPPSSGGPIVLSLSFACLLFLRRTRKRLPGALFSLLLLAAASTLVACGGSSGGNPITPPPPTTTTTNAPTGAYTVVVTATSGGITHNNAVAFNIQ; encoded by the coding sequence ATGCGGCATCTGCGTCCCTGGCTCTTCTGCCTTCTCGTCCTCTCTGCCTCCATCGCACACAAATCCCCGGCCCAGTCTTCCGTAAAGATGGACGAGTCCCACCGCACCACCCTCCCCGGCTCCGTCCACCCGCTCGCCCTTGCGAAGTTCGACCAGGGCCCCGTCGCCTCAGACCTCCCACTGAACCGCCTCATCCTCACCCTCGCCCGCCCCGCCGCCCGCGAGCAGGCCCTCCAGCAGTTCCTCCGCGACGCCCACTCTCCAGCGTCCCCAGGCTTCCATCAGTGGCTCACCCCCAGCCAGTTCGGCGATCGCTTCGGCGCTCTCCCGGAAGACACCGCTACCGTCACAGCGTGGCTCCACTCCCACGGCCTCACCGTCAACCGCGTCGCCCTCAACGGCACCACCGTCGAGTTCTCCGGCACCGCCGCCCAGATCACCGAAACCCTCCACACCCCCATCCACAACTTCGCCGTCCCAACCAACAGCGCCACCAAGACCTTCTACGCCAACACTCAGGCGATCTCCCTCCCCGACGCCATCCGCTCCCGCGTAGCCAGCATCGCTCCCATCAACAACCTCCAGCTCGACAGCTACGCCGCCCCCGTAGGGGCCGCCACCTGGTCACGCGAGACCCACCGCGCCACCGCTATCGCCTCTACTGAAAGTCCCGACCAGACCCTCACCTCGAACAACCAGCCCTTCTACGCCCTCGCGCCCGAGGACTTCGCCACCCAGTACAACCTCGCTCCCATCTACGCGGGAGGCACGACCGGCGCTGGCCAGACCATAGGCATCATCGGCACCAGCAACATCAACCTCGCCCTCGTCGATGCCTACCGCAAGCTCTTCAACCTCCCCGGCGACCACACCCAGGTCATCGTCGATGGCACCGACCCCGGCGACCCGCTCTCCCCCAACGTCGAAGCCTTCCTCGACGTCGAAGTCAGCGGTGCCATCGCTCCCGCCGCCACGGTAAACCTCTACATCGCCGGCACCCAGCCGCTGCAAAGCTCGCTCGAAGTCGCAGCCCTCCGCGCCGTCGAGGACAATCAGGCATCCGTCCTCAGCATCAGCTACGGGGGCTGCGAACAGCAGATCGGCACCGCCGGAAACCAGTTCTGGAACGCCCTGTGGGAGCAGGCTGCCGCCCAGGGCCAGACCGTCTTCGTCTCCAGCGGAGACACGGGCCCCACCACCTGCACCCTCGTCCAAACCAGCTCCAACGGCGGACTGAGCGCCGTCAACACGCTCTCCGTCAACGGCATCGCCTCCACCCCCTGGAACGTCGCCGTCGGCGGCACCGACTTCTACTACTCCGACTACGCCACCGGCGGCTCCAGCATCGCCACCCTTTGGAACGCCACCAACGACACCTCCAATGGCTCCCTCAAAGCCCCGCTCCCTGAGCAGCCCTGGGACAACGCCTTCGGCCTCAACGTCGTCCCCTTCAGCTACACCGAGTTCACCGTCCCCTCGGCCGCCGGCGGTGGCGGAGTAAGCAACTGCACCACCGTCACCGACTCCACCACTTCGCCGACATCCACTTGCGCCTCCGGTTACCCCAAGCCGGCCTGGCAGTCCGCAACCGGCGTCCCCAACGACCAGGCCCGCGACCTCCCCGACGTCTCTCTATTCGCCGCCAACGGCCCAAACCACACCGCCTGGACTATCTGCGCCGACCCCAACGACTGCACTCCGTCCTCGACAGGCAACTACCACGTCTTCCTCGTCGGCGGCACCTCCGCCTCGTCCCCCGCCATGGCCGGCGTCATGGCCCTGATCGATCAGAAGTACGGCCGCCAGGGACAGGCGAACTTCAACCTCTACGCCCTCGCCCGCAAAGATCCCACCCTCTTCCACGACATCACCGTCGGCACCAACGACGTCCTCTGCGAAGCGGGTCCGCTCTGCGCCAATCCCGTCGCATCGGAACCTACCTTCTTTGTCGAATCCTTCGGCCTCTACCCCGCCGGCCCCGGATACGACCTCGCCACCGGCCTCGGCTCCATCGACGCCGGCAAGCTCTTCGCCAGCTGGAACTCTGCTCCGTCCGCCGCGACCTCCACCAGCCTCCAGGTCTCGCCCACCACGTTTGTTCACGGCGCATCCGCCTCGGTCACCACCACGGTCGCGCCAACCTCCGGCTCCGCCACGCCCACCGGCAACACCGTCCTCACCTCCTCCACCGCCGCCATCCGGAATACACCGGGCACGCTTCCGCTGGTCAATGGCACCGCGACCACCTCGCTCACCACGCTCCCCGGCGGCACCTACACCCTGACCGCCGACTACAGCGGCGACGCCAACTTCGCCCCCAGCACCTCCTCGCCGGTCACCCTCACCGTCACCCCCGAAGCCAGCACCACCACCATGGGCATCATCACCTTGCTGGCACCATCGACCACCCTCCCACCCACCGTCTCTCTGGCCACCGAACCCTACGGAAGCCAGTTCTACTTCCAGGCCACCCCCTCCAGCGCCGCTAACCCAACACCCCCCGGCCCGCCTGCCAGGATCCCCACCGCCGGCACCGCCACCGGAACCATCACCTTCACTGACTCCAGCACCTCTACCTCCGCCACCGTCCCCCTGAGCGCCACCGGCGTCGCCACCTGGGCGCCCCAAAACCTCGCCGTCGGCGCACACTCCATTACCGCCGCGTACTCTGGCGACCCCAGCTTGAGCGCCTCCAACTCATCTCCGTTGGCCCTCACCGTCGTCAAGGGCGCCCCAGCCCTCTCCGGCGTACCCGAAGCCTTCGAGCAGGTAAGTTCCGGCACCGGCTTTGCCTACACCGCCGGCTCCAACCTCGTCGTTCATGTACTCCTTCGCGGCGCTGCCTTCACCACCCCACCCACCGGCAACGTCACCGTCACCCTCGGCTCCAGCACCCAGACGGTAGCTCTCGTCGCAAACGACTACCAGACCTCGAACAACGCCACTGCTTTCGTCACCTTCCCGGCCGTTCCTGCCGGAACGTACGCTCTCACCACCACCTACGCCGGCGATGCCAACTGGGCTTCTGCCTCCTACACCTATCAGAACCCGCTGACCTTCGCCGCCACCGGTGCCACGAGCACCACGACCGTTCTTACCGTCTCTCCCTCTACGGTTGATAGCTCCGGCAACATCGCCATCACCGCCACCGTCACCGATGCCGTCCCCCAGCTCGGCTTCAGCGGCGTATTCCCTGTCCAGATCCTCGCCAACGGGACGCTCCTTGGCAGTATCTCTGTAACGCCCACCTCAAACTACGCTTCGACCGGCATCCTCTCCGGGTCCGTCAACATCCCTGCTACCGAATTCCCCATCGGCTCCTTCCAGGTCGTCGGTGTCTACCTCGGCGACAACGCCGGCCAGCCGTCTACCAGCGCCGCCCTTCCTCTCACCGTCACTGCGTCCGACTTCCACCTCTCTATCGCCGCGTCAACGCTCACCGTCAAGACGGGCCAGACCGCCACCCTCCCAGTCCTGCTCTCGAGTCCCTTCACCGTCGCCGTTCCCATCACCCTAGCCTGCGCCAGCCCGTCCACCGCGATCACCTGCTCCGTCACCCCCAGCTCCTCCACCATCACTGGCACAGGGACCGCGACCCTCACCCTCAACGCGTTCATCACGACCACCACCGGCGCCCTCGCCGCTCCCACCAATCCAGCCGCACCTCCGAGCTCAGGCGGCCCGATCGTTCTTTCGCTCTCGTTCGCCTGCCTCCTCTTTCTGCGGCGAACCCGCAAGCGCCTGCCCGGAGCCTTGTTCAGCCTGCTCCTTCTAGCCGCTGCCTCCACGCTCGTCGCCTGCGGCGGCTCCTCGGGCGGAAATCCCATCACGCCACCCCCACCCACGACCACCACCACCAACGCCCCCACCGGCGCCTACACTGTAGTCGTCACCGCAACCTCAGGAGGCATCACCCACAACAACGCTGTAGCCTTCAACATCCAGTAG
- a CDS encoding M56 family metallopeptidase, with protein MTEQAVVEYVTNCAWQIPLLAAGAWVMVKVARPALRTEHWLWVAVLAMAVVLPMRGVERRDGVAEVRLREERRDAVLLLPVDGSNVRSGGDAAEVRERVAAMSSSLNAGLRTFQLQMSVRATHWFIGLYVAAMLFAGVRLLGAWRRARRLVRESREIGLSAAGMRSLQDVAERMGVGVPEIRESDRIAGPMVVGALRPVLLLPEGAQEYGEEELRAAICHEMAHVKRRDYLVNLLCEAVMVPVSWHPVANAVERRIQQTREMVCDEMAAGEMESGERYARCLVSVTRKIMERPVAYERTQAVGFSDRNTLEERVMRLTGEGEAMTGRSKTMRVVCGGVALAAVVGVAATFHVKPAFGAEATGQSSAAVTAAGSDKTAGALQAQPVKPSAQLVGDRAVGRSEAPVAIARGKHATLTAEPGEYVHRWKSHDGETFAMVNHEAAEPNEEEQQAVEEKLQDVRAGADATVLRLDMPVIKLDMKQLQIDKVQIEKAQRLINDPAMKKQIAELKINPPNIDLSNINLELQLQWQSARDAMNDAQVRGLLDSNTKVMNEAQIDAEIAKGMKGHEAAMAKLQKEMDSGELKAKLEAAQRLLDEVQKKMDAMEKKKQ; from the coding sequence ATGACGGAGCAGGCGGTGGTCGAGTACGTGACGAACTGTGCGTGGCAGATTCCGCTGCTGGCCGCGGGAGCATGGGTGATGGTGAAGGTGGCAAGGCCCGCATTGCGGACGGAGCACTGGCTGTGGGTGGCGGTGCTGGCGATGGCGGTGGTGCTGCCGATGCGCGGTGTGGAGCGGCGGGACGGTGTCGCCGAGGTGAGGTTGAGGGAGGAGCGTCGCGATGCTGTGCTTCTGCTTCCGGTAGATGGGAGCAATGTCCGAAGTGGCGGAGATGCGGCGGAGGTGAGGGAGCGGGTGGCGGCGATGAGCTCCAGCCTGAATGCCGGGCTGCGGACGTTTCAGTTGCAGATGAGCGTTAGGGCTACGCACTGGTTTATTGGGCTGTATGTCGCGGCGATGTTGTTTGCGGGGGTGCGGCTGCTTGGGGCCTGGAGACGGGCGCGGCGGTTGGTGCGGGAGTCGCGGGAGATTGGGCTGAGTGCGGCGGGGATGCGGAGCTTGCAGGACGTGGCGGAACGGATGGGGGTTGGGGTTCCGGAGATCCGCGAGTCGGACAGGATCGCGGGGCCGATGGTGGTGGGTGCGTTGCGGCCGGTGCTGTTGTTGCCTGAGGGAGCGCAGGAGTATGGCGAGGAAGAGTTGCGGGCGGCGATATGTCACGAGATGGCGCATGTGAAGCGCAGGGATTACCTGGTGAATTTGCTTTGCGAGGCGGTGATGGTGCCGGTGAGCTGGCATCCGGTGGCGAACGCGGTGGAGAGGCGGATTCAACAGACGAGGGAGATGGTCTGCGATGAGATGGCGGCCGGGGAGATGGAGTCGGGCGAAAGGTATGCGCGGTGCCTGGTGTCGGTGACGCGGAAGATTATGGAGCGGCCGGTGGCTTATGAACGGACGCAGGCAGTGGGGTTTTCCGACAGGAACACGCTGGAGGAGAGAGTGATGCGGCTGACGGGTGAGGGCGAGGCGATGACGGGACGGTCGAAGACGATGCGTGTGGTTTGCGGTGGCGTGGCTTTGGCTGCGGTGGTGGGAGTTGCGGCTACGTTCCATGTGAAGCCGGCGTTCGGTGCGGAGGCTACGGGGCAGAGCTCGGCTGCGGTGACGGCTGCGGGGAGCGATAAGACGGCTGGTGCTTTGCAGGCGCAGCCGGTGAAGCCTTCGGCTCAGCTTGTGGGTGATCGAGCGGTGGGGCGGTCAGAGGCTCCGGTGGCGATCGCTCGTGGTAAGCATGCGACGTTGACGGCGGAGCCGGGGGAGTATGTGCATCGGTGGAAGAGCCATGATGGCGAGACGTTTGCGATGGTGAACCATGAGGCGGCCGAGCCGAATGAAGAAGAGCAGCAGGCAGTGGAGGAGAAGCTCCAGGATGTGCGGGCCGGTGCGGATGCGACGGTGCTGAGGCTGGATATGCCGGTGATCAAGCTCGATATGAAGCAGCTCCAGATCGATAAGGTGCAGATCGAGAAGGCGCAGCGGTTGATAAATGATCCAGCGATGAAGAAGCAGATCGCGGAGTTGAAGATCAATCCGCCGAATATTGACTTGTCGAATATAAATCTGGAGTTGCAGTTGCAGTGGCAGTCGGCGCGAGATGCGATGAACGATGCGCAGGTGCGGGGGCTGCTTGACTCCAATACGAAGGTGATGAACGAGGCGCAGATCGACGCCGAGATCGCGAAGGGAATGAAAGGGCACGAGGCGGCGATGGCGAAGCTGCAGAAGGAGATGGATTCGGGCGAGTTGAAGGCGAAGCTGGAGGCGGCGCAGAGGCTGCTGGACGAGGTGCAGAAGAAGATGGATGCGATGGAGAAAAAGAAGCAGTAG
- the msrB gene encoding peptide-methionine (R)-S-oxide reductase MsrB, translating into MAAEDPYQKEETGVWPRRAFLGASAAAIVGVILHSRYAAQPVEANAATPKDIQIVQFSPAGERVGVVTVQTIVKPDADWKQQLDADAYNVTRHAGTERAYSGKYWDNHAKGIYQCICCGTANFSSETKFESGTGWPSFWQAIAKQNVKESTDGSFGMLRTAVSCPRCDAHLGHVFDDGPKPTGLRYCMNSVALEFVKLA; encoded by the coding sequence ATGGCAGCGGAAGATCCGTATCAGAAAGAAGAAACAGGCGTCTGGCCTCGGCGGGCCTTTCTCGGCGCTAGCGCGGCGGCGATCGTTGGCGTCATCCTCCACTCGCGGTACGCGGCCCAGCCTGTGGAGGCGAATGCCGCTACTCCAAAGGACATCCAGATCGTTCAGTTCTCGCCGGCGGGAGAACGCGTGGGGGTCGTGACCGTCCAGACGATCGTCAAGCCGGATGCCGATTGGAAGCAGCAGCTCGACGCTGACGCGTACAACGTGACCCGGCATGCAGGCACGGAGCGCGCCTATAGCGGGAAGTACTGGGACAACCACGCCAAGGGCATCTATCAGTGCATCTGCTGCGGGACGGCGAACTTCAGCTCGGAGACGAAGTTTGAATCCGGAACCGGGTGGCCTAGTTTCTGGCAGGCGATCGCCAAGCAGAATGTGAAGGAGAGCACGGACGGTTCCTTCGGCATGCTGCGCACGGCGGTCTCGTGCCCGCGGTGCGACGCCCACCTCGGGCACGTCTTTGACGACGGCCCGAAGCCGACCGGGCTGCGCTACTGTATGAACTCGGTGGCGCTTGAATTTGTGAAACTGGCTTGA
- the yidD gene encoding membrane protein insertion efficiency factor YidD, with product MGESVERDGALLRAVFFVYKRVLSPVAHAVSPTQCLYLPTCSEYAYVALHRFGVWRGSWLAVKRLGRCHPFAKGGFDPVPERD from the coding sequence GTGGGTGAATCGGTGGAACGCGATGGGGCGCTGTTGCGGGCGGTCTTCTTTGTGTACAAGCGGGTGCTGTCGCCGGTGGCTCATGCGGTGAGCCCGACGCAGTGTTTGTATCTGCCGACGTGTTCGGAGTATGCGTATGTGGCGCTGCACCGGTTCGGGGTGTGGCGGGGGTCGTGGCTGGCGGTGAAGCGGTTGGGGAGGTGTCATCCGTTTGCTAAGGGTGGGTTCGATCCGGTGCCGGAGCGGGATTGA
- a CDS encoding DUF4826 family protein — protein sequence MDELDWDDPTVEEDWCGDRRRAVTEYLAREGVEYGEVGLWPAWHVVPYVSIWAIESLRVPGYVGWWAISGDLPTDYLSAATIKHPREAMLAFADTWKDVAESMSKGVPHPHIRLGPAEPDPELASLLERRSNALRLLAEDDSQWGAEYD from the coding sequence ATGGACGAGTTGGACTGGGACGATCCGACGGTTGAAGAAGATTGGTGCGGCGACCGTCGCCGGGCAGTTACGGAGTACCTTGCCAGAGAAGGCGTCGAATATGGCGAGGTTGGTTTGTGGCCGGCGTGGCATGTTGTACCTTACGTCTCGATCTGGGCCATCGAGAGTCTGAGGGTGCCTGGCTATGTGGGGTGGTGGGCGATCAGCGGCGACCTTCCGACAGACTACCTTTCCGCCGCGACCATCAAGCATCCTCGAGAGGCGATGCTTGCCTTTGCGGATACATGGAAGGATGTCGCGGAGTCCATGAGCAAGGGGGTGCCGCATCCCCACATACGTCTCGGGCCAGCGGAACCTGACCCTGAGCTTGCATCTCTACTGGAGAGGCGTTCGAATGCCCTTCGTCTGTTGGCTGAGGATGATTCGCAGTGGGGCGCTGAGTACGATTAG
- the rnpA gene encoding ribonuclease P protein component, whose protein sequence is MAHLIFRLRKHADYQRVYKASRKQFSKQMSYFFTLRTALEIAGDPDGATGARVGLTVGKVMGKAVDRNRIKRRMREAVRKNLGALTTPVDVVLHPRRSVIDLEFAQLEREVGTVFKTIQKLAARMPPAA, encoded by the coding sequence ATGGCCCATTTGATCTTTCGCCTTCGGAAACATGCCGACTACCAGCGGGTTTATAAGGCGAGCCGCAAGCAGTTCTCCAAGCAGATGAGCTATTTTTTTACGCTGCGGACGGCACTGGAGATTGCTGGCGACCCTGACGGCGCGACGGGGGCGCGGGTGGGGCTGACGGTGGGCAAGGTGATGGGCAAGGCGGTCGACCGGAACCGCATCAAGCGGCGGATGCGGGAGGCGGTGCGGAAGAACCTCGGGGCGCTGACGACGCCGGTGGACGTGGTGCTGCATCCGCGGCGGTCGGTGATCGACCTGGAGTTTGCGCAGTTGGAGCGCGAGGTGGGGACGGTGTTCAAGACGATTCAGAAGCTGGCGGCGCGGATGCCTCCGGCGGCGTGA